One Tolypothrix bouteillei VB521301 DNA window includes the following coding sequences:
- a CDS encoding COX15/CtaA family protein: MSEFVLKQENTTTEPQQVPQERIRRLVWKLCAATLILMAIGSATRVMNAGLACPDWPLCYGELVPTKQMNFQVFLEWFHRLDAALIGIGAIALVAISWWYRQFLPRWLPWGSTFALFLIVFQGILGGLTVTELLRFDIVTAHLGTALLFFITLLVIGSTLTPYQGTGTVGHLPWVGLTAAVLVYLQSILGALVGSRWALHQCFGGSQLCAVMYSHIIGVVPPTAATLAVVFLSWRTPALHPTLRRLANIAGGLLIIQLLLGVATFRLHLQVEPLTVSHQAVGACLLGSLVVFTVLSLRDWASSRGINSYPESTNANPTS; the protein is encoded by the coding sequence ATGAGCGAATTTGTCCTAAAACAAGAAAATACAACAACTGAGCCCCAACAGGTGCCACAGGAACGAATTCGTCGCTTGGTGTGGAAACTGTGTGCCGCCACCTTGATTTTGATGGCAATAGGCAGTGCTACCCGCGTGATGAATGCTGGTCTGGCTTGCCCTGATTGGCCTTTGTGCTACGGGGAACTGGTGCCAACCAAGCAAATGAATTTTCAAGTGTTCTTGGAGTGGTTTCACAGGCTGGATGCAGCATTGATTGGGATTGGCGCGATCGCACTTGTGGCAATATCCTGGTGGTATCGTCAATTCCTACCTCGCTGGCTTCCTTGGGGATCGACATTTGCCTTATTTCTCATCGTTTTTCAAGGGATACTGGGCGGACTCACCGTAACAGAACTCTTGCGTTTTGATATTGTCACCGCCCACTTGGGAACAGCACTGTTGTTTTTCATAACTCTGTTGGTTATTGGCAGTACACTCACTCCCTATCAAGGGACTGGCACCGTTGGTCATTTACCATGGGTGGGGTTAACAGCGGCTGTTTTAGTGTACTTACAAAGTATATTAGGTGCCTTGGTAGGCTCTCGTTGGGCTTTACACCAGTGTTTTGGTGGCTCCCAACTGTGTGCTGTAATGTATAGCCATATTATTGGCGTGGTGCCGCCAACAGCAGCAACATTGGCTGTTGTTTTTCTCTCTTGGCGAACACCAGCATTGCATCCCACTTTACGGCGATTGGCAAATATAGCTGGTGGGTTGCTCATCATACAACTTTTGTTAGGAGTTGCAACATTTCGGTTGCACCTTCAAGTTGAACCACTTACAGTCTCTCACCAAGCTGTAGGAGCTTGTTTACTGGGTAGTTTGGTGGTTTTCACAGTTTTATCACTACGCGACTGGGCTAGTAGCCGTGGGATCAACTCTTACCCGGAGAGTACCAACGCAAACCCTACAAGCTAA
- a CDS encoding cytochrome c oxidase subunit II has product MKIPSTIWTLLIGIVLTLVSLWFGTNHGLLPTAASEEASLVDGLFNAMMTVSIGIFLLVEGVLIYSVIKYRRRAGDNSDGPPVYGNVPLEILWTAIPALIVIGISVYSFDVYNEMGGFNPHAVHDAPITPQAMKMPGAAIAATLSDTPPSTEPNTNQEKAAEAMQDPATAEIRNSDQIPQLRNAPGVGSVAPTIGPTPGNEGKPPALVVNVTGLQYAWIFTYPETGVTTGEMHVPVGREVQLNIAANDVIHAFWVPEFRLKQDAIPGRQSELRFTPSKEGGYPLICAELCGPYHGAMRSQVVVQKPEEFQQWLQEQQVASNEDLKKAVAVNPAELSPSEFLTPYTHNMGIQPELLHQIHN; this is encoded by the coding sequence GTGAAAATTCCAAGTACAATCTGGACGTTACTCATTGGCATAGTGTTGACCCTAGTCAGCCTGTGGTTCGGAACAAATCATGGACTCCTGCCAACAGCAGCCTCAGAGGAAGCATCTTTAGTAGACGGTTTGTTTAATGCGATGATGACCGTATCTATAGGTATTTTCCTCCTCGTTGAAGGTGTTTTAATTTACTCTGTAATTAAATATCGCCGTCGTGCAGGTGATAATTCAGATGGTCCTCCAGTATATGGAAACGTACCGTTAGAGATCCTGTGGACAGCTATCCCCGCTCTTATCGTTATTGGTATATCTGTTTACAGCTTTGATGTTTATAACGAAATGGGTGGTTTTAATCCCCATGCCGTTCATGACGCTCCTATCACCCCACAAGCGATGAAAATGCCAGGGGCAGCAATAGCAGCAACTTTATCCGATACGCCTCCAAGCACCGAACCCAATACAAACCAGGAAAAAGCTGCTGAGGCAATGCAAGATCCAGCCACAGCAGAAATCCGCAATTCCGATCAAATTCCTCAACTTCGGAATGCGCCAGGAGTGGGAAGTGTTGCTCCCACCATTGGACCAACACCTGGAAATGAAGGTAAACCCCCTGCTCTGGTAGTTAATGTTACGGGGTTGCAATACGCATGGATTTTTACTTACCCAGAAACCGGAGTCACCACTGGTGAAATGCACGTTCCTGTGGGACGTGAAGTCCAGCTCAATATTGCCGCTAACGACGTTATCCATGCTTTTTGGGTGCCGGAATTCCGCTTAAAGCAAGATGCAATTCCCGGAAGACAAAGCGAGCTTCGCTTTACCCCCAGTAAAGAAGGTGGCTACCCGCTCATTTGTGCCGAACTTTGCGGTCCTTACCACGGTGCAATGAGGTCACAAGTTGTTGTGCAAAAGCCAGAAGAGTTCCAGCAATGGCTGCAAGAACAACAAGTAGCCAGCAATGAAGATCTTAAGAAAGCAGTTGCTGTGAATCCTGCTGAATTATCCCCTTCTGAATTCCTCACTCCTTACACTCATAACATGGGAATTCAGCCTGAGTTGTTACATCAAATCCACAATTAG
- the ctaD gene encoding cytochrome c oxidase subunit I, whose amino-acid sequence MTQAQIQETANIPARIEEPGQRNWRDYFSFNTDHKVIAIQYLVSTFIFYCIGGVMADLVRTELRTPEVDFVTPEVYNSLFTLHATIMIFLWIVPAGAGFANFLIPLMIGAKDMAFPRLNAVAFWIIPPAGILLIASLVVGDAPDAGWTSYPPLSLVTGQVGEAIWIISVLLLGTSSILGALNFLVTLLKMRAPGLGFHQLPLFCWAMLATSALVLISTPVLAAGLILLSFDLIAGTTFFNPTGGGDPVLYQHMFWFYSHPAVYIMILPFFGVISEVIPVHSRKPIFGYKAIAYSSLAISFLGLIVWAHHMFTSGIPGWLRMFFMITTMIIAVPTGIKIFSWLGTMWGGKIHLRTAMLFAMGFVGTFVIGGISGVMLAAVPFDIHVHDTYFVVAHLHYVLFGGSVLGIYAAFYHWFPKMTGRMLNEFWGQVHFALTIVGLNLTFLPMHKLGMLGMNRRIAQYDPALTFLNEICTYGAYILAVSTFPFIFNVIWSWMYGPKAGNNPWKALTLEWMTTSPPAIENFDKTPVLATGPYDYGLENLDRDPSLQDPDPNQSMGPSSVLRADPDEPYPSIANK is encoded by the coding sequence ATGACACAAGCGCAAATTCAAGAAACAGCTAATATTCCAGCCCGGATAGAAGAACCAGGGCAGAGAAACTGGCGAGATTACTTTTCCTTTAACACCGACCACAAAGTTATTGCAATTCAATACTTGGTCTCCACCTTTATTTTCTACTGTATTGGTGGTGTCATGGCTGACTTGGTTCGCACGGAACTGCGAACTCCAGAGGTCGATTTTGTCACTCCAGAGGTATACAACAGTTTATTTACGCTACACGCCACAATCATGATTTTCTTGTGGATTGTGCCAGCGGGTGCGGGATTTGCCAATTTTCTGATCCCCTTAATGATTGGGGCAAAGGATATGGCATTTCCACGCCTCAACGCTGTTGCTTTCTGGATTATTCCTCCTGCGGGCATCTTGTTAATTGCCAGCTTAGTTGTAGGTGATGCACCAGATGCAGGTTGGACTTCCTACCCCCCATTAAGTTTGGTCACGGGTCAAGTGGGAGAAGCCATCTGGATTATTAGCGTCTTGTTGTTGGGAACATCCTCAATTTTGGGAGCGCTAAATTTCCTAGTCACTCTATTAAAAATGCGTGCGCCCGGTTTGGGATTCCACCAATTGCCTTTGTTCTGCTGGGCAATGCTAGCGACTTCAGCACTAGTTCTGATTTCTACACCCGTTCTAGCCGCTGGGTTGATCTTGTTATCCTTTGACTTGATTGCTGGAACAACATTTTTTAATCCCACTGGTGGTGGTGACCCCGTTTTGTACCAGCATATGTTCTGGTTCTACTCCCATCCTGCGGTTTACATCATGATTTTGCCCTTCTTTGGGGTAATTTCTGAAGTGATCCCCGTTCATTCTCGCAAACCAATTTTTGGTTATAAAGCGATCGCCTACTCCAGTTTGGCAATTAGCTTTTTGGGTCTGATTGTGTGGGCGCACCACATGTTTACCAGTGGTATTCCCGGTTGGCTGCGGATGTTCTTCATGATCACTACCATGATTATTGCCGTACCTACGGGAATTAAAATTTTCAGTTGGTTGGGTACCATGTGGGGTGGAAAAATTCACCTACGCACTGCCATGCTGTTCGCAATGGGTTTTGTTGGCACCTTTGTGATTGGCGGTATTAGTGGTGTGATGCTAGCAGCAGTACCCTTTGATATTCACGTCCACGACACTTATTTTGTGGTTGCACACCTGCACTACGTGTTGTTTGGCGGTAGTGTTCTGGGGATTTATGCAGCGTTTTATCACTGGTTCCCCAAAATGACAGGACGGATGCTGAACGAATTTTGGGGTCAAGTTCACTTTGCCCTCACAATCGTTGGTCTCAATTTAACCTTCTTACCCATGCACAAACTGGGTATGTTAGGTATGAATCGACGGATTGCCCAGTACGATCCTGCATTAACTTTCCTCAACGAAATTTGCACCTATGGTGCTTACATTTTGGCAGTTTCTACATTCCCCTTCATCTTCAACGTTATTTGGAGTTGGATGTATGGACCCAAAGCAGGCAATAACCCTTGGAAAGCTCTCACCCTAGAGTGGATGACAACTTCACCTCCAGCCATAGAAAATTTTGATAAAACTCCAGTTCTAGCAACCGGACCTTATGACTATGGCTTAGAAAACCTCGATCGAGATCCATCCTTACAAGACCCCGATCCCAATCAGTCCATGGGTCCAAGTTCGGTATTGCGTGCCGATCCTGACGAGCCATATCCCTCCATAGCAAATAAATGA
- a CDS encoding cytochrome c oxidase subunit 3, translating into MQSQTIDPAKADLNHHHAATVDAHHEEHPDHRIFGLLMFLVAEGMIFMGLFGAYLAYRSTLPAWPPEGTPELELLLPGINTINLIGSSFVIHNADSAIKKNDVRGTQLWMAITAAMGIIFLVGQVYEYTHLEFGLTTNLFASAFYVLTGFHGLHVTVGVLAILAVLWRSFKKDHYSNEHHFGIQAAEIYWHFVDVIWIVLFGLLYLL; encoded by the coding sequence ATGCAAAGTCAAACTATCGATCCAGCGAAGGCTGACCTAAATCATCATCATGCAGCAACTGTAGATGCTCATCATGAAGAACATCCAGACCACCGTATATTTGGTTTGCTCATGTTCTTAGTTGCTGAGGGAATGATTTTTATGGGTTTGTTCGGAGCTTATTTAGCTTACCGTTCTACACTCCCTGCTTGGCCTCCCGAAGGTACGCCTGAATTAGAACTATTGTTACCTGGAATTAACACGATTAACCTAATTGGTAGCAGTTTTGTTATTCACAATGCAGATTCCGCAATCAAAAAGAATGATGTGCGGGGAACACAATTGTGGATGGCAATTACTGCCGCAATGGGTATTATTTTCTTAGTCGGACAGGTGTATGAATACACCCATCTAGAATTTGGTCTGACCACTAATTTATTTGCCAGTGCCTTTTACGTTTTAACTGGTTTCCACGGGTTACACGTAACTGTTGGTGTTTTAGCAATTCTGGCTGTATTGTGGCGGTCTTTCAAGAAAGATCACTATAGCAACGAACATCACTTTGGCATACAAGCAGCCGAAATTTATTGGCACTTTGTTGATGTCATTTGGATCGTACTTTTTGGGTTGCTGTATTTGCTGTAG
- a CDS encoding PAS domain-containing hybrid sensor histidine kinase/response regulator translates to MNSTSLIDQLRAVLGKMEVALGAIADAIIWTNSQGKVQWCNAAFDKLVNKPHILVLNTNLQDLLPLTLAGQAVLPESYPNLKILSGDYTTTEYEFQQGDRSLILEISGNCAQLANGEVSAVLVIRDATKAKQLEAERQKAEHQRAETLSLLQATLEATADGILVVDRNLNVPLFNQKFLQMWSMPEGLLLPSKGEERLKFMAEQTRDPKAYLAKIKELLFDNPQLEACDIVELTDGRIFERYSHPQWNGNEIIGRVWSFREITARKQAEETLRITKEAAETANRAKSAFLANMSHELRTPLNSILGFAQLMERDPTLTEKQRESLETINRSGKHLLNLINDVLEMSKIEAGRIELNPVSFDLYQMFYSLQEMFQERSQAKHLSLEVEIAPNVPRHIVTDECKLQQVLINLLGNAIKFTNVGGVTLRVKLGTENADSQSSISNCQYQIAFEIEDTGRGIASEELNKLFKPFMQTKSGIQVKEGTGLGLTISRQFVQLMGGDIRLTSEVDRGSTFYFDIQVELAQPSEVASPSPVERVIGLGAGQAVYRILVVDDRKENCDLLTQLLSTVGFETRAAANGQEAIVQWEAWHPHLIFMDMRMPVMNGYEATRKIRDREQLRVTSLQSQSTVIIALTASTFEENKSNILAAGCNDIICKPYREEIIFQTIAEYLKVQYIYENKNLAERKQKKISSSTFYCQSFLALMPKEWVTSLHLAAVEVDAGLILQLIEKIPEKYVVLAKELTNLVQNFCFDEILELVEENSNK, encoded by the coding sequence ATGAATTCAACAAGTTTGATCGATCAGTTGCGGGCAGTGCTTGGGAAGATGGAAGTGGCATTGGGAGCGATCGCAGACGCCATTATCTGGACAAACAGCCAAGGAAAAGTTCAATGGTGTAATGCTGCTTTCGACAAACTGGTAAACAAACCTCACATCCTAGTGCTTAATACAAACTTGCAGGATTTGTTACCTTTGACTCTAGCAGGTCAAGCAGTTCTCCCAGAGTCCTATCCCAATCTAAAAATCCTAAGCGGCGACTATACAACAACAGAATACGAATTTCAACAAGGCGATCGCAGCTTAATTTTAGAAATTTCTGGAAACTGTGCCCAATTAGCTAATGGTGAGGTATCTGCTGTTTTGGTGATTCGGGATGCTACCAAAGCAAAGCAATTGGAAGCAGAACGGCAAAAAGCCGAGCACCAACGGGCAGAAACTTTATCCTTACTGCAAGCAACCTTGGAAGCCACAGCCGATGGCATTCTAGTTGTAGATCGAAACTTGAACGTTCCGTTATTTAATCAAAAGTTCCTTCAGATGTGGTCAATGCCAGAGGGGCTACTGCTACCTTCAAAGGGTGAGGAACGATTAAAATTTATGGCCGAGCAGACACGAGATCCAAAAGCGTATCTTGCCAAAATCAAAGAACTTTTGTTTGACAATCCACAACTAGAAGCTTGCGATATCGTAGAGCTAACAGACGGACGTATTTTTGAACGTTATTCTCACCCCCAATGGAATGGCAACGAGATTATTGGGCGTGTTTGGAGTTTTCGAGAAATAACTGCTCGCAAACAAGCAGAAGAGACTCTGCGAATTACTAAAGAAGCAGCCGAAACTGCCAATCGTGCTAAAAGCGCCTTTCTAGCAAATATGAGCCACGAACTCAGAACGCCACTGAATTCTATCTTAGGCTTTGCTCAGTTAATGGAGCGAGATCCGACGCTTACTGAGAAACAACGTGAATCTTTAGAAACTATTAACCGTAGCGGAAAGCACTTACTGAACTTAATTAACGATGTCCTAGAAATGTCTAAAATTGAAGCGGGACGGATTGAATTGAACCCAGTCTCCTTTGATTTGTATCAAATGTTTTATTCTCTTCAAGAGATGTTCCAGGAACGCTCTCAAGCAAAACACCTTTCTTTGGAAGTTGAGATTGCACCTAACGTACCCCGACACATTGTTACAGATGAATGTAAGTTGCAGCAAGTTCTGATCAATCTGTTGGGAAACGCCATCAAATTTACCAATGTAGGAGGAGTCACATTACGGGTGAAGTTAGGGACTGAAAACGCTGATTCTCAATCCTCAATCTCCAATTGCCAATACCAAATTGCTTTTGAAATCGAAGATACGGGTAGAGGAATTGCATCAGAAGAGTTAAACAAGCTGTTTAAGCCTTTTATGCAAACCAAAAGTGGCATCCAAGTGAAAGAAGGTACGGGGCTGGGATTAACTATCAGCCGTCAATTTGTACAACTTATGGGGGGTGATATCCGGTTAACAAGTGAAGTCGATCGCGGATCGACTTTTTATTTTGATATTCAAGTTGAACTGGCTCAGCCATCTGAAGTCGCATCGCCAAGTCCAGTAGAACGGGTGATTGGCTTGGGTGCGGGACAAGCAGTGTACCGGATTTTGGTTGTAGACGACCGGAAGGAGAATTGCGATTTACTAACGCAATTACTGAGCACCGTTGGTTTTGAAACTCGTGCAGCAGCAAATGGTCAAGAAGCAATCGTTCAATGGGAAGCATGGCATCCCCATCTGATTTTTATGGATATGCGAATGCCTGTCATGAATGGGTATGAAGCGACTCGGAAAATTCGCGATCGCGAACAGTTACGGGTAACATCGTTACAAAGCCAATCGACAGTTATTATTGCTCTAACTGCCAGCACTTTTGAAGAGAACAAGTCCAATATTTTGGCAGCGGGTTGCAACGACATTATCTGCAAACCTTATCGAGAAGAAATTATTTTTCAGACAATCGCCGAGTATCTAAAAGTACAGTATATCTATGAAAATAAGAATTTAGCAGAACGTAAACAAAAAAAGATTTCGTCTTCAACATTTTACTGTCAGTCTTTCTTGGCTCTTATGCCGAAAGAATGGGTAACATCGCTCCATCTAGCAGCTGTTGAGGTGGATGCTGGCTTAATTCTTCAATTAATTGAAAAAATCCCAGAAAAATATGTTGTTTTAGCTAAAGAGCTTACCAATCTGGTTCAAAATTTTTGTTTTGATGAAATTCTTGAGTTGGTGGAAGAAAATAGCAATAAGTAG
- a CDS encoding PAS domain-containing protein, producing the protein MKTLHEIKQETSVPIVITDSQGFITYVNDRFTSVFGWNLAEIYGQTITIIIPDGFHAPHHMGFSRFLSTEQSTILNHPLNLVGITKDGQEIETEHLIVAEKEQGEWVFMAMLRPLNRH; encoded by the coding sequence ATGAAAACTCTTCATGAAATCAAGCAAGAAACAAGCGTACCGATTGTCATTACAGATAGTCAAGGGTTTATTACTTACGTCAACGATCGCTTTACCTCAGTTTTTGGCTGGAACTTGGCTGAAATCTACGGTCAAACTATAACTATCATCATTCCCGATGGATTCCATGCTCCACACCATATGGGATTTTCTCGGTTTCTCAGTACAGAACAATCTACGATTCTCAATCACCCACTCAATCTGGTTGGGATCACTAAAGACGGTCAAGAGATTGAGACCGAGCATCTGATTGTGGCAGAAAAAGAACAGGGGGAATGGGTATTTATGGCGATGTTGCGACCTTTAAACCGTCATTGA
- a CDS encoding WD40 repeat domain-containing protein, producing MLVSRKNKFAKKNLGSKLSDECTPLLREKASQYKWLTNLKSKIFSKNNFITLLGVASATATALLCPISSTVLAETQSISQTQAIPVPEPSTNFTNARLLYSFRDNLGTIKSLAFTPNSQILISGGAENEGIIRMWNTLTGKTVAKIDRAHKTSVESILISPDGQTLASCGSDSTINLWNLGNNRFTRSFVGHTSNVLSLAVTPDSKILASGALDGIRLWDLLQQRPLATLVRFDNFIYSLAISPDGQTLISGDRRGIIKFWDLNSGRLIRTISSAHLNTITKIVFTPDGSNFISASRDRTIKIWDTSTGSLVRTLIGHNNWVNAITISPNGQILASAGRDGIKLWNLTTGELLNTLYGHNDWVSSIAFSPNGTMLASGGFDRRVNIWLAQ from the coding sequence ATGCTTGTATCGAGAAAAAATAAATTCGCCAAAAAAAACCTTGGCTCGAAGCTCTCGGATGAATGCACTCCCTTGTTGAGAGAGAAAGCTTCTCAATACAAATGGTTAACCAATCTAAAATCAAAAATTTTCTCTAAAAACAATTTTATAACGCTGCTGGGTGTGGCAAGTGCGACTGCTACTGCTTTGCTATGTCCAATTTCTTCTACCGTTCTTGCCGAAACTCAAAGCATATCTCAAACTCAAGCAATACCAGTTCCGGAACCATCAACTAACTTTACCAATGCACGACTGCTATACAGCTTTAGAGACAATTTAGGAACAATTAAATCTCTTGCCTTTACTCCCAACAGTCAAATTTTGATTAGTGGAGGAGCGGAAAATGAGGGAATTATCCGCATGTGGAACACATTAACTGGTAAAACAGTTGCCAAGATTGACAGGGCACACAAAACATCTGTGGAATCTATACTGATTTCACCAGACGGTCAAACCTTAGCAAGTTGTGGCTCTGACAGTACTATTAACCTTTGGAACTTAGGCAATAATCGATTTACTCGTTCTTTTGTAGGGCATACCAGCAATGTGCTATCCCTAGCAGTGACTCCAGATAGTAAAATCCTTGCGAGTGGTGCTTTAGACGGCATTCGCTTGTGGGATTTATTACAACAGCGTCCGCTTGCAACTTTGGTTCGCTTTGACAATTTTATTTATTCACTAGCAATTAGCCCTGATGGGCAAACACTGATCAGTGGTGACAGAAGAGGCATAATTAAATTCTGGGATTTAAACTCTGGAAGATTAATTCGTACAATTTCAAGTGCTCATTTAAACACTATCACCAAAATAGTCTTTACCCCAGATGGAAGTAATTTTATCAGTGCCAGTCGCGATCGCACAATCAAAATTTGGGATACTAGCACAGGCTCGCTCGTTCGGACTCTAATAGGGCATAATAATTGGGTCAATGCAATTACCATCAGCCCCAACGGGCAAATCCTGGCAAGTGCAGGTAGAGATGGAATTAAGCTGTGGAATTTAACAACAGGTGAGTTATTAAATACACTTTACGGACATAACGATTGGGTGAGCAGCATTGCTTTTAGTCCAAATGGAACAATGCTTGCGAGTGGGGGGTTTGACAGGAGAGTTAATATTTGGCTGGCGCAATAG
- a CDS encoding chlorophyll a/b-binding protein, whose translation MTQPQPSVTPKLEEPKFGFNEYAERLNGRAAMIGFVLMVVIEYVTNQGVLSWLGLR comes from the coding sequence ATGACACAACCACAACCAAGCGTTACCCCCAAACTAGAAGAACCTAAGTTTGGATTTAATGAATATGCCGAGCGTTTGAATGGTCGAGCAGCGATGATTGGCTTTGTCCTGATGGTAGTGATTGAGTATGTGACCAATCAAGGGGTATTATCCTGGCTTGGTTTGAGGTGA
- the ald gene encoding alanine dehydrogenase produces the protein MEIGIPRETKDQEFRVGLSPSSVRVLKENGHNIFVEQGAGVGAGFTDEDYQNAGAAIVSTPDAAWNRELVVKVKEPLVGEYKFLHKEQILFTYLHLAADRKLTEHLIDCGVSAIAYETVEQSGSNKLPLLTPMSVIAGRLAVQFGARFLERQQGGRGVLLGGVPGVKPGKVVILGGGVVGTEAAKIAVGMGAAVQIIDVNVERLSYLETLFGSRIELLYSNSAHIESAVKDADLLIGAVLVPGRRAPILVPRTLVQQMRPGSVIVDVAVDQGGCIETLHATSHSNPVYLEEGVVHYGVPNMPGAVPWTSTQALNNSTLPYVLQLANLGIEALAKNPALAKGLNVQNHRLVHPAVQEVFPDLVSG, from the coding sequence ATGGAAATTGGCATTCCTAGAGAAACGAAAGACCAAGAGTTTCGAGTCGGGTTAAGTCCTTCTAGTGTTCGAGTCTTGAAGGAAAACGGTCATAACATTTTTGTAGAGCAAGGCGCAGGTGTCGGTGCAGGCTTTACAGATGAGGATTACCAGAACGCAGGCGCAGCAATTGTCTCCACGCCAGATGCAGCCTGGAATCGGGAGTTAGTTGTTAAAGTCAAAGAGCCACTTGTAGGTGAGTATAAATTCTTACATAAAGAACAAATTTTATTCACTTATCTGCACCTAGCTGCAGATAGAAAGTTAACCGAACATTTGATAGATTGTGGCGTGAGTGCGATCGCCTATGAAACAGTAGAACAGTCAGGCAGCAACAAGCTACCCCTGCTCACACCCATGAGCGTTATTGCCGGTCGATTAGCCGTACAATTTGGAGCGAGATTCTTAGAGCGCCAACAAGGTGGTCGAGGAGTTTTGCTAGGAGGTGTACCTGGAGTTAAACCGGGCAAAGTTGTGATTTTAGGTGGCGGAGTGGTAGGAACAGAAGCCGCTAAGATAGCTGTAGGTATGGGGGCTGCTGTTCAGATTATTGATGTTAATGTCGAACGTCTTTCTTATTTAGAAACATTGTTTGGTTCTAGAATCGAACTGTTATACAGTAACTCCGCGCATATTGAAAGTGCAGTTAAAGATGCTGACTTACTCATTGGTGCAGTTTTAGTACCGGGACGTAGAGCACCCATACTCGTACCACGGACTTTAGTCCAACAGATGCGTCCTGGTTCGGTCATTGTAGACGTTGCTGTTGACCAAGGCGGTTGCATTGAGACACTACATGCCACATCCCATAGTAACCCAGTGTATCTCGAAGAAGGAGTGGTACACTATGGCGTTCCTAATATGCCAGGGGCTGTACCTTGGACATCAACACAAGCCCTAAATAACAGCACTCTACCTTATGTATTGCAGCTAGCTAATTTAGGAATAGAAGCACTAGCAAAAAACCCTGCATTAGCAAAAGGTTTGAACGTGCAGAACCATCGCTTAGTTCATCCTGCAGTGCAAGAAGTTTTTCCAGATCTTGTGAGTGGTTAG